Genomic segment of Trueperaceae bacterium:
GGATGGCGACGCCGGAGCGTTCAAGGCCATCATCGAGACCCACTCGGGCCGCGATCTCGAACAAAGGGACCCGCAAGGGTTCACGCCCCTTTGCCTGGCCGTGAAGCATGGCAGCGTCGATGTCGTTCGCGCGTTGCTGGACGCGGGAGTCGACCCGAACGAGCCGAGCTTGCCTGGCCGCCTCTCACCCTTGAGCCATGCCGTCGCGGAAGGGTCGGCAGAACTCGTGGCGATGCTCGTCGCGGCAGGGGCGAACATCGATGACGTTGACGCAAACGGGGCCACCCTGATGGAGGGTGCCGCAAGTCGCAAGCACGGTGACGAAGCAATTGCCGCACTCGTCGATGCGGGAGCAGACGTCAAC
This window contains:
- a CDS encoding ankyrin repeat domain-containing protein, with the protein product MSTLPNLQDVWTMAKDGDAGAFKAIIETHSGRDLEQRDPQGFTPLCLAVKHGSVDVVRALLDAGVDPNEPSLPGRLSPLSHAVAEGSAELVAMLVAAGANIDDVDANGATLMEGAASRKHGDEAIAALVDAGADVN